One window of Papaver somniferum cultivar HN1 chromosome 9, ASM357369v1, whole genome shotgun sequence genomic DNA carries:
- the LOC113312117 gene encoding auxin-responsive protein SAUR50-like — protein sequence MFKLIFKKFVLRSAKRQDVYSYKHYKPLDNEKMKATEPPHDVKKGQFAVIATEGDVANRFVVELDCLNNNPAFLKLLEKAEEEFGFRQAGVLSLPCKPDELERALGSRRK from the coding sequence ATGTTTAAGCTTATATTCAAAAAGTTTGTCTTGCGATCTGCTAAAAGGCAAGATGTTTATAGTTACAAGCATTATAAGCCTCTTGACAACGAGAAAATGAAAGCCACGGAACCGCCACACGATGTGAAGAAAGGGCAGTTTGCGGTAATCGCAACTGAAGGAGATGTAGCCAACAGGTTCGTAGTTGAATTGGATTGTCTTAATAATAATCCTGCCTTCTTGAAACTGTTAGAGAAAGCGGAGGAAGAATTTGGGTTTAGACAAGCTGGAGTTCTTAGTTTACCTTGTAAACCAGATGAGCTCGAGAGGGCTTTAGGTagtagaagaaaataa